The Mauremys reevesii isolate NIE-2019 linkage group 19, ASM1616193v1, whole genome shotgun sequence genomic sequence CTAAACTGCTTATAAACCTGGTTTAAACTAATATAAGCGGCACaaaattgcaccagtttaaccAAATTGCACCTCTCGTTTTATAGGCACAACTTTATATAGAACAGGCCTGAGTGCAAAGTATGATCCTTTTTCCTTAAGTGATGGTTTTAGGTAATGGAAAGAGGATATGTGTGGGTGTGGGCATGGGGTGTGGTTTGAGATCCTCATTTGATCTGCTGATGCATCCATTCGGTTCAGAGGAGCTGTGTATTAATTCCTGTCATCTCCCCTGTGTTTCCTGAACTGCTCTTCACATTGCAAATTCTGAAGGCAACTCagggaggaaaagaaacaaaacaaacaaatcagaGACTCTGTCTTCTGATAACTGCTCTGGGCTACTGCAGATGACTAAGCAAGGAGCCATGACAAAGTCAAATCTTCCACCACGATGTGCCTAATTCTGTCTAGAAAGAAAAAGGAACCTGACCTGGCTTTCAAGCAACCTTATGGACTTAAAAATCTACTAAGGAGCCCCCTCCAGAGAGTCACTGCCtttcaaaaatgatttaaatGAATGAAATTAGCTGGTTAGGGCTCAATCTTATCTCCTTACATGTCCCAAAATCCAGCTGGAGTCAGTGGACCATCTTGTGGGACATCTCAGACAAGCTAGCAACAGggaagatggtcttgtggttaaggcccaGGACCGAACTGTGACAGACCTACTGCAAACTTTCCTGtacaccttgggcaaatcattttgcctctctgggcctcagtttccccatctgcaataTGGGGACAATAATAACCCACCTACTTCACTGTCACAGAATGAGGCTAATGTCATTGGGCCAGTGGCGAATTTGGCCTATGAATGTTTATGCAGCATTGTGATGTCCTTGCATGGAAAGACCTAGAGAAAAACAAGTTTTGTTAGAAAATGCACCAGGGTACAATACTTCTGGTCCTGTGGGACCAGACTAGGGGACCTACCGGGGCTTTCCAATGGGCCCAGAGCATTTTTAACCCCATTTTGACAGAGAAGCGTCCCACAAGGCAACAATAACTCCTGGCTTCTAGTCCCCTCTAGCTGTGCCTCTGGGCTCAGTGAGGCTGAATGCTCCCGACATTCACAAATACTTTCTCACCAGCtcccagtgacctgggccacACAGTCACACAGATGAAGGCTGACAAGGCTGCCCGAGCATTGACCAAGTAGATGTTAATTTCCCCTCCCTAGCTGTTCAGCTGTTACAGAGAATAGTCTCAGCTAcatgctgctggcagggctgctgCATGCTGGTACTGGGTGCGACCCACTCTGAAATGGCCTTTGCACATGGCTATGCAAATAGTGCAGGAGAAAACTATCCAATAAAGATCTCAAGCTCCCAActcatttgttttattctcttttGTGCAAACCAGGGAAAGGGATTGACTGGCGCAGCAGGATCTGGAGCTTCCATTGTGTGAGCGTGTCAGCCCAGCTAATGGCGTCTGTGAGCTAAATCGAGTCAGACAGTATCATTAACCAATTTCTTGGGAGTGGGCCCAATCCCTCCAGCCTTACTCGGGTAAAACCCTCAATGGGAGTCATAGCAAGTGAGTAAAAAGGTTTCAGGATTTAGCCCAAGAATCATAAtcgtatgtacacacacacacacccccaaggcACAGGGTGCTGCATGGCTGAAAGCCTATTTTTGCGATGAAAACAGGCACAGCCCAAGAGCTTCAGCTAGTGTCCATCAGTGCAGCTCTGCAGAAGTTAATGCCGAGCCATTGATACGGATAACAAGAACATCCAGAGTTACATTTAGGCTTGGCAGCattcaatttttatttctttataaatTTGCTGGATaatatcagtgtttatttttaagcattttttttaattttattgatttaaatcgTCACAGTTGTGGGACAATGATTACTTagtgacagtagatgttgagattcaaacaGTTAAAGCATTAAAACCCAAATTGTTACCATCACTTGGCAAAAATATACAAAGTATAGAGCCTTAAATCAAATTGTaacaagttctcaagcagcatttttgttACTTTGCCTGTCTGAAAATTTTTGATCATTGATGGAAATATGTTTTcattgtgtgtgggggtgtgtgtgtgtgtgaaattgacatttactgacaAAACTCGAATCCTTCAAAGCCTAGTTTTGCTACACAGGAGGCAAAATTTCTCAGGCCACATGCATCAGGGCATAAACCACTCACTGATGGAGATTAGGAAGAAACATCGCCTCTTGGCGTCCATTATGGCGCATCTTGCACCTTCGTCTGACACTTCTGAGCACTGTGGTACTGAACACCAGATTAGATGGGCTGCTGCTCTGATCTGGAGTGGCAGTTACTTTCATCCTATTTAAACTGAAAGTATTTGAAATACACAGTTCACTTGCCCCTGTTTGGGCTCTTTCTTTACTTTCTGAATTTCTCAGCATGGCCAATGGAAATCAATGAAGTCAGTTTCCGTTTTGTTTGTGCAGTGGTTGTGTCAGGTTTGGCTTGCTGGGGAAGGCTTAtgtggggagaaggagggggagggtAAGGTACTTTGCAagtgctggggaggtgggggggtggtATGGGGGCTGGTATCGGGGGCCAGGGGAGGTATTGGGGGCGGTagggagtggtggggagggggttagcgtcgggggctggggtcgggggcGGTAGGGAGTGTTGGGGCAGGCGGCGGtatggggggctggggaggtatCGGGGGCTGGTGTCGGGGCCCCGTATCGGGCCGGTGTcggagcccggggggggggcgggaggggagtgttggggccggggggggggtcggggggcTGGTGTCGGGGCGAGGGGAGGTGTTGGGGGCGGGCGCGGGGGCGCTATCGGGGTCCTGGTGTCGGGGCGGTAGGGGAGTGTTGGGGCCGGGGAGGTATCGGGGGCTGGTGTCGGGGCCGGGGAAGGGGTAGGGGGCTGGGATCGGAGGATCGTGGGAAGTGTCGGGGCCGGGGCGGTatcggagcaggggcggggcgtgAGGCCGATGTCGGGCCCCGGGGCGGTGCTGCTGCTGCGGGGCTGGCGCTGCGGCCCTGCCCGGGAACCAGGGCGCGGACGGGAGCGATGGGAGCCGGGAAGCGGCTGAGCGGGACCCGCCGGAGCCGCCCTGGAGCCCCCagcgggctcccagccccacaggtgCCGCCGCGGAGCCGGCTGTGCGGGATGCGCCCCGGGGGCCCGGGATCCCACTGACGGGGAGGGGGCGGCCCTGGTGGGGGCTGGCACCGCGCTGCTGCGCTAGGGATGGGGGTGAGGCCGGGGCACCCCACTGGGGTGTGGGCGGGGAGTGGGCGGCACGGCGTGGGGCTGGCACCGCGCTGCTGCGCTAGGgatgggggtgaggctggggcaCCCCACTGGGGTGTGGGCGGGGAGTGGGTGGCagtgtgggtggggagtgggtggCTCAGCTCTTCTGCCTTTGGGAGGGTGAGgcccctggggctggagggggtggcaGAGACACCCCATCTCAGTGGGCATATGGGAGAGAGACCCCTGCAGAAGGGTCGGGCAATCACTGGGGCCCATCAGGCTCTTTTTGTGTGGCCCTTGCGGGGTCCCCCTGGCACTGGGGTGTTGTCTCTGGCCTACTCACCATCCCTGGGTCCCTTCTCTTGGATGCTGCTGTTGGGTTTGTCTGGATTTGGTGtcctgcagcctggcactgcTCAGGAGGGAGTCACAGCATATTGGCTCAGGGCGAGGGAGCCCTGGCAGAGAACGGAAACTCCGCTGAAAGCTTTGATCTCTTTGATCCATCGCTTGGCCAAACTAAATGACAGCCTtgcattctccccctcccccagcccctcccagctgaggatctcaaagtaccCAACAGGCATTGACGAATGAAGCCTCATTCCACCTCCGTGAGGCAGGTGAGTCACTGTAATTcccagggaaactgaagcacaaggCTGATCTGAAGCCACACAGTGAATGACGGAAAGAACTGTGAACATGGCCCAGACAACTGGTTGGCACAATTGTCCGTAGGAGGCTATGCATGTTTGATAAATATTCCTATCCTAAGCTCTAGTGTAGCAATACTGTGCTCTGGTAGTcagctgtgttccaccccagaggtggctgcattttggtggTGGACACAGTGGTCCCTGTATTTTCTCACAAGGGTGTTGATTGTTAAAGACATTACTgagtgtgaaatgcccacagAGTGTATAAAACCCATTGAGGAGTAAGGGAATCCTCTGATGAGCAGGTCCTGTACAAGTGCACTGTATTGTTATTTGTTAGCCTGGTGAGAGGTGAAGTGAGAGAGATGTTCCACATGGCAGGTGCTGCAGAAGATAAGGCTTCACACCAACAGCAAGGAGATTCTGTGGAGGCCTGAGTTCGATGAGTGGTGGGTGGGAGATCAGAGAGTCACAAGGAAGATGTAGTTGGCTGGAGCAAGTTGACAGAGGTTTCACAAGGAAGGAGAATGGTTTTTAACAAGACCATAAAATGAATGGGGTGCTCAAGGTGATGGTTCTCCAGACCAAATCTCCGGGGTACTAAATATGGTCTCATGTACATACCCCTTAACATGCCCCTTTTGGACTGATTCTGCTCAGAAGTTTATCTAGATTAATGTCAATGACTTTGCTTTTTGTTTCAACAGGCTAACCTGTTTGCGTTTTGCAGGGCGCAGTTCCTGAATCCCAAGACAAACCCGTGGCAGATAAGACACTGAAGCTGAAGACACTTGTAAGTAACCAGAACCCAAGATGCAGTGATGCTCCCAAACCCCTCCTCCAAACCCCTGGATTTGGGACCATAGTGACGGTAGCAAAATGGGCTGGTGTTACAGAGCCAAGGAAAAGGTTGCAGAGGGACAGGAAATGCTAAAGGGAATTGGGCATCATGTCCTTAACGGACGTgcgggggcggctccaggcaccagcgcaccaagcacatgcctgggggtGGCAAGCTGCCGGGGGTGGtgtgccggtcgccgtgagggtggcagtcaggctgccttgggtgacatgcctgcgggaggtccgccggtcccgcggcttcggtggcaattcggtggcgggtacgctgaaggcacaggaccggcagatcacccacgGAAATGCCACCAAATCCACGTGACCAGCGAACCTCTCGCAGGTGTGAcgccgaaggccgcctgactgctgtgcttggggtggcaaaaaacatagaccCACGCCTGTGGACGTGAGGATGGTATCTATATTCCAATTGATCGAGAATCCTCAAGGAGAGTTGGTTGCAATGTATGTGGTCGCCATATGGAAATGTACACCTTCTCCTGTTCAGTAGGCTGGTTCTGGGATCTTTGTGCCCCAGTTGGTGTCCTGATAAATATCCTCTAACTGCAGAGAACAGGAGAATATATGGGGTGCCGTGTGGCTTAAAGGTGCATTATTAAACAGACacctttcccctctcccacaaAGAGACACTGTAGAGTATATCAGTGACAATCTGCTGTGAGCCGTTGTGTTACCCTCTCAGCCTCACCAAGTGAGAtctttgctgctgctaagctgGGTGACAGCTCCCCGACATGCCAGTTTATCTGCGTTACCAGCAAAATTTCCAGGACTCTGCCAGTCCAAACCTTCCATAGCGGGTAGTAACCAGTGAATCCCAGTTCTCGAGTTCCTCAGAGAAATCTGTCTGTTGTGCTTAGCCCCTCTGACTGTAGCACCCACAAAACCTTATCGAGACAGTACACAGCAGCTTCTTACCGCACCTGGGGTTAACACTCTGTTTCAGTCAAAGCTCTGAGCTGGTTTATAATAAAAGCAAAGTGAGTTTATTAATAAAGGGCGATaggtttaagtgataccaagtgtAAGGAAGGACAAAAAGGGTTACAAAGTAACAAAAGCAAAATTACGCTTCTAAATCTAAAATTCAGCTTAACAAACTAGCGTCTCTTGTTCAGAGCAGTTTTTCTTCCCAGAGTCTCCTAGTGTGGCTGACTGGTTTTTTAGCCAGGACCCTTCAGAGCGGCAGGGCTCAGGAATTGGGGTGCACTGATTGCTACCTGCTAGGGAAGGTGTGGACTGGCCGAGTCCTGAAGAGTTCGCTAGCAAGGCAGACAAGCTGGGGTGTTCGGAAGCTGACACATAGattagcagcagcaaagctctcGCTTGCTGAGGCTGAGAGGGGAAACACACATCTGTTGATGGCTCCTGAAATAAATGTCTCTGTAGAATGGGGTTAgaatccccacccctccttcagTCTCCAGGGGACCAGGAGGGGAGGATCATCTCCTGCAGGACAGCAGCCcatcctgctgctgcagcaggactAGCCCTCTGTGACCTACGTGCAGGACTATTTGCTCTCCTGCAGGGTGATGAGCCATTAAATTACTGCAGCCACTTCATCCCCGAGGTGCCCGGTCACTTccaaacctgggtctcctgccTGGCACTGATCGCTCTGTTAGATAGAGACAGGTTTAAGCATTAGACAAAATTAAAAGATGATGATCTGCAGACGAGGCTGGTCCATCTTCTTTGTCACTGTGGTTTACTtggataaatatatattttaaaagctttaCTCGCTATGGAGCCTGTGATAtgctggaggtcaggctagatgttCTGGTGGTCACTTCTGGCTTTATACTCTATGGCCGACTCCCTGATGAAATCTGGCTGGTTACCTCCTTATCAAAGCCCTCCTGAAAACTCAGCTCTGCTGTGGGGCCTGCAAGGCCAGAGGTGGGGCTTGAGCTGCCCAGCGTGCTAAGACACACTTGTATGGCTGTTACCTCTCGCCCTGCCGTGTCCCCTGGGTGCTTGTTCAGTTCACTCCTCACCGTCTCTTCTTTCCTAGACGGtaagctgtgtggggcagggactggcttttgaataagtgtttgtacagcacctggcacagcagGCCCCTGATCCTTGACTGAGTCCTCGTGCACTACTAGTAATAACAGAGTTGTCTAACCAGGCTTCCTGGTGCTGTAgacagagagatttttttttaaataagaccaCATGCAAAAGAGCTGTTTGGATGAAAATCTTCCTGTGCCACCATAAGTAAATCCCCTCCCGTCTCTTCCGCCGATCCTTACACTCCTATTCATTCCACCTCCGCAGGGAACACGGTGTGCATGGGAGGCTGAGGCCTAGGCTAGGTAGGGTGTGATTCTGCACTAAAAATGCTTTGCCATTTAGCCTGGAGCTCTATTAGTTCAGGCTTCccgggtatgtctgcactgcaaaaacAAAGACCCAGCAAGCCTGGGTcgactgacttgggcttgcattACGGGGCTCAAAATAGCAGTGGAGACGTTCCCGTTCGATCTCTGAAACCTGGTCTGGGGGTGGCTCTCAGAGCCCGAGCAGGAAAGTCTGCACTGCTGTTTTCAGCCCCATAGCACAAGCCTGAATCAGTtgccctgggctctgagactcactacGGCCgtgatttttttggttcaggGCAGATGTACCCTCAACTGATCACGTCTGTGGCCAGCTCACACGGAGAGAGCGGAGTTAACCCGTTTAGGGTGTGGCAAAGAAGTACCTTTAAAAAACCAACCCTTTGTGCTTGGGTTTGTCCATCTAAACCCTGAACTGTGTTGGGGAAACgcttcccctctggccagggtGGGATGAGCCACCCCGATGTTATTGCTAGGGCTGTGTATGACTGCAGCTGCCCTCCTGCCATGCTTTGTCCACTTACAGGGCTCATGCCTTGGCTTCCTGGCTTGtgagctctggggagcagggatctTCTCTGAGTGGTGTCTGGCCAGTGCTTAGTGCACATCATGGGCACTCCCGGGACATTCAGAATACTCCTCGCAGTGCTGTTTTGGCATCTATCTGTCGGCGTCCTTCCTTCCTCTTCCATCCTTGGGCTGAGAGAGTCCCCGAGCTTTGCCCCCACCCCGTGTTCAGCACATGTGTGGGGATGTGCTGGGTCAGCATGTGTGTGGCTAAAGCAAAGAGCCCAGAACAAGTTTCTTACTTCCTGTTTATGaccctcccccccggcccctcaATTGTTAGTGTTTGTAAGAGGTCCCAGAGTGACAGCCCAGGGGCTGGTGTCCTGAGCAGTGGCAATGCGAGTATCACTCTTGCACCTGGAGAGGGAGATAGGACACTTCAGTCCCCAAGGCCCTTTTGCtccttggcctctgctgagaTGGGCACCGTGGGGCCAGGTTATGCTGGTGGTTGCACTGGTTGGCCTCGCGCTTTAGCTATAGCCACGTAAGCCATGATCACGTCGGTAGCGCCCCCTCTGTACCCAGTGCTGTGCTGTGCGTGGTTCCTGATCCGCTCCTCCGAGGCTCAAGCAATCCCCAGTTGTGACAGAAGCTGACGGTACAATCCAGACAGGAACAGAGCAGCACATGGCCCCCAGAGCTCTTTAAGGCTCGCCATTTGTCAGCTATGCAGCCTGTTGTTACTAGACAGGAAGTGAGTCATTTTGAAACAGAACAATCGGGCACATCTGAGCTACTCGTTTGCCAAGCGCTCCCTAATTGTGATGCGTGACTGCAGGTTTCATATTCAGTGGTGATCACTGTCAATCAAGGAGTGCAGCCCCGCACCTGGTTTGCAATCAAGCACTAAAAAGGCCTAGTGATGCTTGACTTCTTGGGGACCATTGTGTAATGAAATTCACCAGGGTGAGCTCTGctctgggaggaggagagaacgACAGGCTGGAGGTAGCAGGTAGTAGTTCTACCCAGGGACGTGAAAAGGGGAGTGCAGTGTGTGCTGGGGATGGTCACAGCTGTTTCCCTGTCCCCTACCCGGGTGTGTACTGCTGTACAGGAACCAACGCTTCCTGCATTTCGTATGCAGGTGTCcggtggctggagcagggggtaggAATCTGGGCTCTTTGCCATGaccctgctgtgtgacctcaggcaggGCGCTTAATCTCCCTGCACTTCAGCCTTCCCTTCGCTGGAAAGCAGGTGCAATGTTACCTTGCTGTGAGGTTGAAAACGGGGGGGAAGCTCGTTGGGTGGGAAGCATCGCGTGGGTTTTCAGCGGGGGGAGATGTTGTCACAGACCCAGGGTGAAGAACCCCCCGCTGCCCTGCCAACATCAATCTTGGTCCTTCTCACCTGCTTTCCCCTGAGGATCTGATCACAGCTGactccatttccttcccctcctagACCTTGTTCCCATTGTGGACCCCTCAGCGTATTTAAGTTAGAACAGCAAAAGTCTTTAATTACACTAGATCATGGTCTCTCAGCCTGGGAATCACAAACAGCTGTCGAGCTCCAATGCCACACCCTGCCCTTCCCATCCTGCtaaggaggagaggagccccgtcCCACTAGGGAAGAAGGAAGAACCACAGCCCTTGTTTTGTTTTCCAGGATGCCTGCAGCGTTCAGTGCACTCCATCCCCACCACAATGAGAGATCCCCGGTCACTAGAATGTAGTCACCCCTATTGCTGCCATGTGCTAAGGTCTCAGCAGTGAATCTTGAGCTTCCCTTCTCAATGCGTTGCAGGTCCATCTGTTCTTAACGCTGGTGATTCTGTCTGCTTGTACTGTGCTCTACATCCTGCTCTGCCCGCAGCTGCGTTGGCTCAGCTATCGACGGCTGGAGGAACATAAACGTCCCTTGGTGACGGTGTCTGGAGCCCTCAGCTTCGAGGGGTACAGTCGTGTTCCTGATGGAAAGGTGGGTTAAAGTTCCAGCTGCGAAAGGGCTCTCCCAAGGCAGGAGAATGGGgggtagtggttagagcacaagaCTGGGAGTTGGGACTCCTGGTTTCCATTCGCGGTATCActgtgtgcccttgggcaagtcacttcacccagcattgcttcagtttctccatcacGAATGAAGACGATAATGTACCTACTTCCCGCGAGAGTTGAGGCTTATTAATTAAAGTTTGCACAGTGTTTGAGGCTCCTAAGTTGTGAAAGATGCCCCAGCAATGCAAAGCGTTAGCCGTGGGGCTACCGTGGCCCTGTGCTGTTGTAACCAAGCCCCTTGGCTCACTCACATCAATCTCTGCTGTCCGTGTCCTGGAACAGGCTCAAAGCAAAGCACATCTGACATCTGGAGTAATCGAAAACACTaccctttggggggggggcctgAGGGAGAGCGTGCTGCTTTCAGATTCCAGGGAGGCACCAGGGCATAGCTAAAGGGAGTCAGGAGAAACCAGTTctaggtgtgttttttttaaagctcattcTGGTAACATGGTTGTAGCCCCTGTGTAGACTTGGCTTGAGAGCGAAGCCACCCTGTGCCAGCAATAGGGAGTTGCAGGGCGGGCGGCTAAGAGCAGCACCGTGGAGGGAGTGGTGGAAGGGGGCAGCTCTGAATTGGATTTAGAGAGAGACAGGAAGCCAGTGCAGGTGATGCAAGGGTGATGTGGCCCTGCTGCCTGGAATGAAAACCTACTGCGGTCCCCTCCCCTTGCAAGCCCTGGGCCTCTCCTGTCCCTCTCCATTGCTAACGGTGCGTCTTGCTGCAGCCGTTGGTCAGAGCTCAGTGCCGCCAGTGCGCCTTGGTATCGAGCTCGGGTCAGATGCTGGGCTCGCGGCTGGGGAAGGAGATCGACCGAATGGAGTGCGTCCTGCGCATGAACCAGGCCCCCACCAATGGCTACGAAGAGGACGTGGGGACGAAGAGCACCGTCAGGGTTGTCTCGCACACCAGCATCCCTTTGCTCCTGAGGAACCAGTCGTACTTCTTCAAGCAGTCCCGGGAGACCATCTACGTCGTCTGGGGGCCCATGAGAATGATGAGccgggagaagggggggttgacCTACAGGACTCTCCAGGAAGTGAAGGAGATGTATCCCAGCCTGCAGATCTACACGCTAACCGAGAAGATGATGGCTTACTGTGATGAGGTCTTCCAGGACGAGACAGGGAAGAACAGGTGAGTAGGCTCCTAgttcgctccctccctccctgcctgtaATGTCCCAGGGCCTCCATGCCACAGCCACCTCTTGGGTGTAGGATGTAGAGCTTTCCACCCCAGAGTCTACTGGAGCTGGATGCTTCTGGTAAAccaatcagcagtgaaatagttaagtgTTGCCATTTTAGGGTAGGATTTTCGAAAGCACCTCTAGGATTTTGGACCACAAGTCCCAATGGGATTTGTGCTTCTAAGTTCCTTAGGCAGGTTTCCACTCTTCAATTGTAAATGTGGGTTTCAGAGTTACCAACCCATTGACACGAGTGGGACAGTTTACTCCCCTCCCACAAATGCTGTTTGCCCCTCAGTGGTGAATGGACCTGCAAGGTACCTTAGGAGGGTCAGTGCGCTGAACACGAATGGATTTACAAGCAGCCACCGTGTAAACGGCAATGGGCTATTTGTGGATGTTAGAAAGTTATGGAGTCACCTTCATCCCAGGAAGAGTTGTGTAAGAATTCATTGCTATATAACAATATGTAACACATCACTTACGTTTATGGGCAGTCAGCTTTTCAATTCAAACCCTGTGCAGGTCAGCAGTGACCAGCAGTCATTTGTCCTCGGGTTGGTAGACGAGTGGAGGGTTCCATTTGGTTCCTGTTGGCCGGGTGCCCACAGCACACAAATCTCCATCACCTTTG encodes the following:
- the ST6GALNAC4 gene encoding alpha-N-acetyl-neuraminyl-2,3-beta-galactosyl-1,3-N-acetyl-galactosaminide alpha-2,6-sialyltransferase isoform X1; the protein is MKPHSTSVRQGAVPESQDKPVADKTLKLKTLVHLFLTLVILSACTVLYILLCPQLRWLSYRRLEEHKRPLVTVSGALSFEGYSRVPDGKPLVRAQCRQCALVSSSGQMLGSRLGKEIDRMECVLRMNQAPTNGYEEDVGTKSTVRVVSHTSIPLLLRNQSYFFKQSRETIYVVWGPMRMMSREKGGLTYRTLQEVKEMYPSLQIYTLTEKMMAYCDEVFQDETGKNRMKSGSFLSTGWFTMILAMELCEQIFVFGMVSDSYCRTIPECLTTTSKRTSWTSAGCTSPTRELPGAATASSLRKPSSPTGQREGTLSSITPRGRVGRGVRPMCSSRGETFHSVVR
- the ST6GALNAC4 gene encoding alpha-N-acetyl-neuraminyl-2,3-beta-galactosyl-1,3-N-acetyl-galactosaminide alpha-2,6-sialyltransferase isoform X2; the protein is MKPHSTSVRQGAVPESQDKPVADKTLKLKTLVHLFLTLVILSACTVLYILLCPQLRWLSYRRLEEHKRPLVTVSGALSFEGYSRVPDGKPLVRAQCRQCALVSSSGQMLGSRLGKEIDRMECVLRMNQAPTNGYEEDVGTKSTVRVVSHTSIPLLLRNQSYFFKQSRETIYVVWGPMRMMSREKGGLTYRTLQEVKEMYPSLQIYTLTEKMMAYCDEVFQDETGKNRMKSGSFLSTGWFTMILAMELCEQIFVFGMVSDSYCREKNHPRVPYHYFEKDKLDECRMYLAHERAPRGGHRFITEKTVFSHWAKRRNIVFNHTSWAGG